A genomic window from Micromonospora violae includes:
- a CDS encoding AIM24 family protein: MRSELFSAGNLEKESAQPGMRLQNSKMLKIELNGEAMARVGSMVAYQGNVQFEALGSGGLGKFLKQKLTGEGVPLMKVSGHGDVFLAELAKDVHIIDLEPGDALSINGSSVLAFDSTLQYDIRMVGGAGMASSSGLFNCVFSGYGRIAITTKGTPVVLNVDAPTYVDPQAAVCWSANLQTGYHRAEQLGLGTLLGRRTGESFTMSFAGQGFVVVQPSEEPPVMGSGQQQQEGGLLGGLLS; encoded by the coding sequence ATGCGCAGCGAGCTGTTCTCCGCGGGGAATCTGGAGAAGGAGTCCGCGCAGCCCGGCATGCGGTTGCAGAACTCCAAGATGTTGAAGATCGAACTCAACGGCGAGGCGATGGCCCGGGTCGGGTCGATGGTCGCCTACCAGGGAAATGTGCAGTTCGAGGCGCTGGGCTCGGGCGGGCTCGGCAAGTTCCTCAAGCAGAAGCTCACCGGCGAGGGCGTCCCGCTGATGAAGGTCTCCGGTCACGGTGACGTGTTCCTCGCCGAGTTGGCCAAGGACGTGCACATCATCGACCTGGAGCCGGGCGACGCCCTCTCCATCAACGGCAGCAGCGTGCTCGCCTTCGACTCCACCCTCCAGTACGACATCCGGATGGTCGGCGGTGCCGGGATGGCGTCCTCGTCCGGCCTCTTCAACTGCGTGTTCAGCGGTTACGGGCGGATCGCCATCACCACCAAGGGCACGCCGGTCGTGCTCAACGTGGACGCCCCGACGTACGTCGACCCGCAGGCCGCGGTCTGCTGGTCCGCCAACCTCCAGACCGGCTACCACCGCGCCGAGCAGCTCGGCCTCGGCACACTGCTCGGCCGCCGCACCGGTGAGTCGTTCACCATGAGCTTCGCCGGTCAGGGCTTCGTGGTGGTGCAGCCATCCGAGGAGCCGCCGGTCATGGGCAGCGGCCAGCAGCAGCAGGAGGGCGGCCTGCTCGGCGGTCTGCTGAGCTGA